In Flavobacterium gelatinilyticum, a genomic segment contains:
- a CDS encoding helix-turn-helix and ligand-binding sensor domain-containing protein yields MKLTNTLILIFVVFILNNKTSGQVKNIGLPQIKNYKRTEYKGGTQNWNIDQDKKGNIYFANNSGLIQFDGTTWHKYSLPSGTAIRSLKIDDTGRIFVGGNDEFGYFKSDEKGILKYFSLSKLIDKRINKNINLIWRIHIYKGEIIFQSFTKAFFYKNNKIHIINAPNKFQFSFLVNKKLYFQDKVLGILEYKNGRLNPLKGSTFFNDKEIWSVFPLPNNKLLMATLEKGLYITDGNSVKPWETEANEFIKKNTSLGGSIIKNKFIVLNSVLDGFIVCDLNGKIIQHLNRQKGLQNNTILTSFIDNKNNLWLGLDNGITFVNENSPFTFFDYSYNIGTVYSSVVHNGYLYVATNQGLFYHHWSKPFKDEPFMKVEGTIAQAWNVQVINNTLLCASNSGALVIKENRVLKILDKKGYFGFKAIPKHENYVIGESYNGFSIFKIGSDGIEFVNQVEGFDETTNTFEIELDENYLWLKKDPYLYQMSLSYDLKKFESIKKHTQISPKYKGIGSLQYVNKKIYFQTNNHFFRYSQEFESFFEDKKFGDLFKGMPPINTLIEDSYGNLWYSFNETLGVLTKNKKGGFVKNQAPFSNLSGNLVNHYISVNTIDPENIFIGLTDGLTHYDSKIPNTFITKPKVFVESFSFPEDTILTGNLSVSKDFYLPYSSNHVKFTFSSPTYENQENIMYSYKLEPFDDNWRNWSTLAIKEYTNLREGNYKMKIRAKNSYGIISDTSEVSFVIMPPWYRHFLAYLFYIILIIAGIYFISNRIKLKIRKNRYYETIEQRRLYLEKESKIRHEQHELEKEIEKLKNDKLQIKILAKDKELVNNSLQVVKKNKVLNGIIHKLKDIDTNILDDSTKFEFNKLHKSIVKEVNTDKSWKDLEKHIKNVHFEFLKRLKAQYPTISPRELDLSTYLLMNMSTKEIAEIMNISTGGVELARYRLRKKLGLNKKENLIGFLMTI; encoded by the coding sequence ATGAAATTGACAAATACCTTAATTTTAATATTTGTAGTCTTTATCTTAAATAATAAAACTTCAGGCCAGGTAAAAAATATAGGACTGCCTCAAATAAAAAACTATAAGCGTACAGAATATAAAGGAGGTACTCAAAACTGGAATATAGATCAGGACAAAAAGGGCAATATTTACTTTGCAAACAACAGCGGCCTTATTCAATTTGACGGAACTACATGGCATAAGTATTCCCTGCCAAGCGGCACAGCAATACGTAGTTTAAAAATTGACGATACCGGAAGAATATTTGTAGGCGGAAATGATGAATTTGGCTATTTTAAAAGCGACGAAAAAGGGATTTTAAAATATTTTTCCTTATCTAAATTAATTGACAAAAGGATCAACAAAAACATCAACTTAATCTGGAGAATACATATATATAAAGGAGAAATTATTTTTCAGTCTTTCACAAAAGCTTTCTTTTACAAAAACAATAAAATACACATAATAAATGCCCCAAATAAGTTCCAGTTTTCTTTTTTAGTAAACAAAAAACTTTACTTTCAGGACAAAGTTTTGGGAATTCTGGAATATAAAAACGGCAGATTAAATCCATTAAAAGGATCGACTTTTTTTAATGATAAAGAAATCTGGTCTGTATTTCCATTGCCGAACAACAAGCTCTTAATGGCTACTTTGGAAAAAGGGCTTTATATTACAGACGGAAATTCGGTTAAACCCTGGGAAACTGAAGCAAACGAATTCATCAAAAAAAATACTTCGCTTGGAGGCTCTATCATAAAAAACAAGTTCATTGTCCTTAATTCGGTATTAGACGGGTTTATTGTCTGCGATTTAAACGGTAAAATCATTCAGCATCTTAACCGCCAGAAAGGACTTCAAAACAATACTATTTTAACCTCTTTTATAGACAATAAAAACAATTTATGGCTTGGATTAGATAACGGAATCACCTTTGTAAACGAGAACTCGCCTTTTACCTTTTTTGACTATAGTTATAATATAGGAACGGTGTATTCTTCTGTAGTTCATAACGGCTATTTGTATGTGGCAACCAATCAGGGATTATTTTATCACCACTGGAGCAAACCATTTAAAGACGAACCTTTTATGAAAGTCGAAGGTACAATTGCGCAGGCTTGGAACGTTCAGGTTATTAATAACACCCTGCTGTGTGCCAGCAACAGCGGAGCCCTGGTCATTAAAGAAAACAGGGTATTAAAAATCTTGGACAAAAAAGGATATTTTGGTTTTAAAGCTATCCCGAAACATGAAAATTATGTGATTGGCGAAAGTTACAACGGGTTTTCGATTTTTAAAATTGGATCTGACGGAATCGAATTTGTCAATCAGGTCGAAGGGTTTGATGAAACCACTAACACGTTCGAAATAGAACTTGATGAAAACTACCTCTGGCTGAAAAAAGATCCTTATCTGTATCAAATGTCGCTTTCGTATGACCTGAAAAAATTTGAGAGTATCAAAAAACACACTCAGATTTCGCCAAAATACAAAGGCATCGGAAGCTTACAATATGTAAATAAGAAAATTTATTTTCAGACAAACAATCATTTTTTCAGATACTCACAAGAGTTCGAATCGTTTTTTGAAGACAAAAAATTTGGTGATTTATTCAAAGGAATGCCGCCAATAAACACATTGATTGAAGACTCTTACGGCAATTTATGGTATTCGTTTAATGAGACACTGGGCGTTTTAACCAAAAACAAAAAAGGCGGATTTGTCAAAAATCAGGCACCTTTTTCTAATCTTTCCGGCAATCTGGTAAACCATTACATTTCGGTCAACACAATTGATCCGGAAAATATTTTTATTGGCTTAACTGATGGCTTAACACATTATGATTCTAAAATCCCTAATACGTTTATTACAAAACCAAAAGTTTTTGTTGAAAGCTTTTCGTTTCCGGAAGACACTATCTTAACCGGCAATTTGTCTGTAAGTAAAGATTTTTATCTTCCTTACAGCTCCAATCACGTTAAATTTACCTTTTCTTCACCTACCTACGAAAATCAGGAAAATATAATGTATTCTTATAAGCTTGAACCTTTTGACGATAATTGGCGTAATTGGTCTACACTTGCCATAAAAGAATACACCAATTTAAGAGAAGGCAATTACAAAATGAAGATTAGGGCTAAAAACAGTTACGGAATCATCTCTGATACCAGCGAAGTAAGCTTTGTTATTATGCCTCCGTGGTATAGACATTTTCTGGCTTACTTATTTTACATTATTCTGATAATCGCAGGGATTTATTTTATCTCAAACAGAATCAAACTGAAAATCAGAAAAAACAGGTATTACGAAACTATTGAACAGCGCCGTTTATACCTGGAAAAAGAATCGAAAATAAGACATGAACAGCATGAGCTTGAAAAAGAAATTGAAAAGCTGAAGAATGACAAACTTCAGATAAAAATACTTGCCAAAGACAAAGAATTGGTCAACAACTCTCTACAGGTTGTAAAAAAGAACAAAGTCTTAAATGGGATTATTCATAAGCTAAAAGATATCGACACGAATATATTAGACGATTCGACCAAATTTGAGTTTAACAAATTACACAAAAGCATTGTAAAAGAAGTAAACACAGACAAGAGCTGGAAGGATCTGGAAAAACACATTAAAAACGTCCATTTTGAATTCTTAAAAAGACTTAAAGCACAATATCCTACTATTTCACCGCGCGAACTTGATTTATCGACTTATTTATTGATGAATATGTCTACGAAAGAAATTGCCGAAATCATGAATATTTCAACAGGAGGGGTCGAGCTGGCGCGTTATCGTCTTCGAAAGAAACTCGGACTGAATAAAAAGGAAAATCTTATTGGTTTCCTTATGACGATTTAA